A portion of the Vreelandella subglaciescola genome contains these proteins:
- the hemH gene encoding ferrochelatase has protein sequence MSENAAKDQPGEGRLSHTQSDHPPIARAKVGVVLANLGTPDNTDYWSLRRYLGEFLSDQRVVDYARWKWQPILQLVILTRRPFVSGKAYKSIWNTEKDESPLLTITRAQTEKVTERMKALYGDDVEVDFCMRYGNPSTDSVLKRLAEKGCERIVFFPLYPQYGSPTTATANDQAFRTLMKMKWQPSIRTVPAYFAHSGFLQALASSVTEVYQTLDGRPSKLVASYHGVPERFLLDGDPYHCHCQKTTRLLREQLGWEKGEIDTVFQSKFGPEKWVGPATVDHVAELARQGHKHIAVISPAFSSDCVETLEEIQEEIHDSFMAAGGETFTYIPCLNDRDDHIDALVDIANNELGGWLT, from the coding sequence ATGAGCGAGAACGCCGCCAAGGACCAGCCGGGCGAAGGCCGTCTGAGCCATACCCAAAGTGACCATCCCCCCATCGCACGTGCCAAGGTCGGCGTGGTGCTGGCTAATCTGGGCACGCCGGATAATACCGACTACTGGTCGTTGCGCCGCTACCTGGGCGAGTTTTTATCGGATCAGCGCGTCGTCGACTATGCGCGCTGGAAGTGGCAGCCAATTCTGCAGCTGGTGATCCTGACGCGCCGTCCCTTTGTCTCGGGAAAAGCCTACAAAAGCATCTGGAACACCGAGAAAGATGAAAGCCCGCTGCTCACCATTACCCGGGCGCAAACGGAAAAAGTCACCGAGCGCATGAAAGCATTGTACGGCGATGATGTGGAAGTGGACTTCTGTATGCGCTACGGCAATCCGTCGACCGACAGCGTACTCAAGCGGTTGGCGGAAAAGGGCTGCGAGCGCATCGTGTTCTTCCCGCTGTATCCGCAGTACGGCTCACCGACCACGGCCACGGCCAACGATCAGGCGTTTCGCACCCTGATGAAGATGAAGTGGCAGCCGTCCATCCGCACGGTGCCGGCGTATTTTGCGCATTCCGGCTTTCTGCAGGCGCTGGCAAGCTCGGTTACGGAGGTTTACCAGACCCTTGACGGGCGTCCCAGCAAGCTGGTGGCCAGCTACCACGGCGTGCCCGAGCGGTTTTTGCTCGATGGCGATCCTTACCACTGCCATTGCCAGAAAACCACGCGGCTGCTGCGTGAGCAGCTGGGCTGGGAAAAGGGTGAGATCGACACCGTGTTTCAGTCGAAGTTTGGCCCGGAAAAGTGGGTGGGGCCGGCAACGGTGGACCACGTTGCGGAACTGGCGCGGCAGGGACATAAGCACATTGCGGTCATCTCACCGGCGTTTTCCTCCGACTGCGTGGAGACCCTTGAAGAAATTCAGGAAGAAATTCACGACAGCTTCATGGCCGCCGGCGGCGAGACCTTCACCTACATTCCCTGTCTGAATGATCGTGACGACCATATCGACGCGCTGGTGGATATCGCCAACAACGAGCTGGGCGGCTGGCTGACGTAG
- a CDS encoding DUF6482 family protein, protein MELKELKQFAGRHDNFDIRVITHAGSHLYQVELEDVEGCRHLLMQRNKPMLFRALDEVYTELKRAGIHRAYLIQHVAHDELIGHEAYHHEPVTPRMPLSF, encoded by the coding sequence ATGGAGCTAAAAGAACTCAAGCAGTTTGCCGGCCGTCACGACAATTTTGATATTCGCGTGATTACCCACGCCGGCAGCCATCTCTATCAGGTGGAGCTTGAAGACGTGGAAGGGTGTCGTCATCTGTTAATGCAGCGTAATAAGCCCATGCTGTTTCGCGCCCTCGACGAAGTGTACACCGAGCTCAAGCGCGCCGGCATTCATCGTGCCTATCTGATCCAGCACGTGGCCCACGATGAGCTTATCGGCCATGAGGCTTACCACCACGAGCCGGTGACGCCGCGCATGCCGCTGTCATTCTAA